The Infirmifilum lucidum DNA segment AGCCGCGAACGCTATGTTCCTGAGACCCTCCCTTGCGAGCGCATCATTCACCTCAAGTATCCTCCTCCTTACCTCTTCTGTTATCTCACGCGTTTCCCCGTCCAGCGTCAGTATCCTAGACGAGAGAGGCACGAGGACTTCCGGCGCCCCTTTCACGAACATTACTGCTCTCCCGCCTAGAAGGTGCAACGTGCTCATTCTCTTTCTCTCAGACGAGAAGGGTATTTCGCCCAATCTGCCCAGGGATGAAGACACTCCAGCTTTTAAGGCGAGAACCTTCAGGGCCCCCTCTGTCGTGTCCCCCTTTATGATCCACCTCCCTCCCTCGTTGATAACTTCGGAGTCGTTGTTGTTATACGCGTTTAGGAGAAGGAGCTCCAGCGGCTTGACTTGAGCGACATTTACCGGTCTGCCTCCAAGTGTAATTTCACCGGTTGGCTCGTAGCCGGCTCCCGTGACCTCAAACGTGACGTCGTACACCCAGACTTTAACAGCAGTCATCTCTCCCTTAGTCATGGTACCTGTCTTGTCACTACAGATGTAAGTCGTAGAGCCCAGTGTCTCGACGGCTGGCAACCTCTTGACTATGGCATTTCTCTTCGCCATCCTGTAGACGCCTATAGCCAACGAGCTAGTAACAACTACTGGAAGCGCTTCGGGTACTGCGGCTACAGCCAAGCTGAGAGCCCATAGCAGAATCTGCAGTGGCTTGTACCCCCACACGGACATGCCCACTACTGAGACTATAGAGGCGATAACAACCATTAGAATGAGGAGCATCCTCCCCAGAGCACTTAACTGTCTCTCGAGGGGCGTTTTCTCGGCTTTAACTTCTTGGATAGACTCCGCAATCCTGCCTAGCTCTGTATTTCTGCCAGTCGCGACGACTATTGCCTTGCCCTTTCCGTACACGACGACCGTCCCAGAGAAGACCATGTTCGTCCTGTCGACGAGAGGCGTGTCCTCACTGAGAGCCCCCACCGTCTTCTCAACAGGGACGGACTCGCCAGTGAGCATCGACTCGTCAACCTTGAGGTTTACAGCCTCAAAGATTCTAGCATCGGCGGCGACCCTGTCTCCGGCGTTCAGTACAAGCACATCTCCTGGAACAACCTCCTCCGAGCGGATCGTCTTTACCTTACCCGAGCGGATGACTGTTGCCTGAGGAGACGTCATCTTCTTGAGAGCCTCTAGTGCCCGCTCGGCTCTATACTCTTGATAGAACCCAATAACTGCACCCGCAAGAACCAGGATGATTATGACTATAGCGTCGAGGGCCTCGCCTATAGCAAGCGAGAGAAACGTTGCAAAGAGTAGCAAGCCTGTTAGGGGGTTGAGAAACTGGCCCAGAAAGAGCTTCAGCGGGCTAGTCTTCTTCTCCTCCTCGATCCTGTTCGGCCCATAAGTTCTAAGGCGCCTCTCCGCCTCCTCCTCGTCTAACCCCTGCGGCGTCGTCCTTAGGGCTTTAAAGACCTCGTCTACCTGGATGGCGTGCCAGGGAGTCTCTCTATTCATCTTTGAGTCCTCCAGAAAAGCACGCATGAGTACAAATTCTTTATCATCACTTAATTACTCTAAGGACTCTCTTCATCTGGTCGCTTGGGATGAGGGATTTTAGTTTCTCGCACTCACTCGGCGGTGGAGACACGTGGGGCACGAGGACTAGTGGCGCCCTTCCTTCAAATTCGTGGATGAACATCTCTAGTACTCTGTCTTCTGTTTGCGAGTAGCCCATCATATTTACCACTACTGCTCTCACGGGAATACTCATTGAGCTTAGTTCAGAGTAAACTCTACGGACGACGGAAAAATCTACAGGGAGTGGTCTCGATACGAGCAGGGCCCTGTGAGTGTCAGACTGGAGGAACTTGATTATGTTGTCCGCTAGCCTCCTCCAAGACTCGATGAGCTCCAACGGCTCTGCCTCTCCAGTCCTAATTTTGTCGAAGAAACCCTTTAACTTGAGGTAGAGCTTAGCCGCCTCACCTAGATGTTCGTAGAATTCCTTCTCGATACGTAGCATTCTTATACCCCCTCCCGTTGCCATAGTGTCCCAAACTATGAAGTCTGCATCTACTCTGTGGAACTTCTCCCAGACATAGTAGAGCGTGAACTCCTCTACTATGCCTGGAGCCCCTGCAACGTAATCTACGATCTCTCTATCCACCGGAAATAGGCTGGAAGCCACCCTGTAGACTTCTTCTCCGAATCTCTCCTTCCAGAGCTGGATAATTTTCTCCTCTGTAAGTTGTTCGGCGATAAGTCCATCACAAACCTCCCTTGGCCCCCCTTGTAGCTCTACACCCAAGACGTCCTGTAGGGATGGGATAAAGTCTGTCGAGAGCAGGTAAACTCTATAACCCTCACTGGCTAACTTTGCCGCCAACGCTGAAGAAAGCGTTGTCTTGCCAACACCCCCCTTACCCCAGAAACTAACAAGCACAGGCATACGTTCTCGTTATGTCTATCGGTGGATATATTTCTCGCGGGGGCGGTAGCCTTAATACTGCGGAGCACAACATTCGCTTGTGAAGCCGTGGAGCCTCCTGGAGTCTGCAAAGTGGTTAGCCCGCACAGGCTGGATGATGAGAGGTGTCCCAGCATCTATAGCCGAGACTGTTTCACAGCACTCTTGGGAGGCCGGGATAATAGCGTTCGTGATAGCTTCAAGGGCCAAGGCCGCGTGCTCTGATGTGGATCCCCACAAAGCTGCAGCGCTAGGCCTGGTTCACGACCTGCTGGAAGGCTTCTTAGGTGATATCCCGAGGTACACGAGCCTCTCCATGGGGGACTTGAAGAATAGCATTGAGAGGAAGGCGCTGAAAGAGCTGGGTCTTGAGGCCTCAATAGAGAGACTCTTAGAAGAGTGGATGGAGGGGGTCTCCGTTGAGTCGAGGATTGCACGGGTGGCAGACAGTATTGCTACCTACCTCCAAGCGCTCAGATATATGGGAACTGGGTACAGGAGAACAGCAGAAATTGCCGAGACTTCACGGAGAAAAGCTGTTGAACTCTCGAGCGGCACCTGCTTTGAAACAGTCGTGCTCGAAATAGTCAATGAAGTCGACAAAGCTTTCCGTACAGAAGTTTAGAACCAGAATCCTGTGATTCTAAATCCAAACTTTTCAAAAACCTTATATTACCAGGTATTGTA contains these protein-coding regions:
- a CDS encoding HD domain-containing protein translates to MKPWSLLESAKWLARTGWMMRGVPASIAETVSQHSWEAGIIAFVIASRAKAACSDVDPHKAAALGLVHDLLEGFLGDIPRYTSLSMGDLKNSIERKALKELGLEASIERLLEEWMEGVSVESRIARVADSIATYLQALRYMGTGYRRTAEIAETSRRKAVELSSGTCFETVVLEIVNEVDKAFRTEV
- a CDS encoding cation-translocating P-type ATPase, whose protein sequence is MNRETPWHAIQVDEVFKALRTTPQGLDEEEAERRLRTYGPNRIEEEKKTSPLKLFLGQFLNPLTGLLLFATFLSLAIGEALDAIVIIILVLAGAVIGFYQEYRAERALEALKKMTSPQATVIRSGKVKTIRSEEVVPGDVLVLNAGDRVAADARIFEAVNLKVDESMLTGESVPVEKTVGALSEDTPLVDRTNMVFSGTVVVYGKGKAIVVATGRNTELGRIAESIQEVKAEKTPLERQLSALGRMLLILMVVIASIVSVVGMSVWGYKPLQILLWALSLAVAAVPEALPVVVTSSLAIGVYRMAKRNAIVKRLPAVETLGSTTYICSDKTGTMTKGEMTAVKVWVYDVTFEVTGAGYEPTGEITLGGRPVNVAQVKPLELLLLNAYNNNDSEVINEGGRWIIKGDTTEGALKVLALKAGVSSSLGRLGEIPFSSERKRMSTLHLLGGRAVMFVKGAPEVLVPLSSRILTLDGETREITEEVRRRILEVNDALAREGLRNIAFAARFFDDGKKDISEEDEKDLVFLGIVALIDPPRPEVKNALEVCKRAGIKVSMITGDHKLTAVSIARQLGMLGEGDLVVTGSELEKMSEKELEDSVERIRVYARVSPEHKLRIVQALKKRGHVVAMTGDGVNDAPALKAADVGVAMGITGTEVAKEASSMVLADDNFATIVEAIKLGREIFENIRKYLAYLLSANIVELVTPLFSTLLGLPIPFTATQILWVNLVTDGAPAIALSLEPGEPDLLERKPRKPNSPLFSKAEVVAFFVVFPLLFALSLVLLFKSLLKSGLPVIEARTTLFTAMILGELVLAYLFRSLRSPAYKLPPLRNKALLLTLILSFVLQVLVLLIPPIQSALDISQISLEDFERAIAIVLVAAVSLEVSKFIVSKREQQKRLGD
- a CDS encoding ArsA family ATPase, with the translated sequence MPVLVSFWGKGGVGKTTLSSALAAKLASEGYRVYLLSTDFIPSLQDVLGVELQGGPREVCDGLIAEQLTEEKIIQLWKERFGEEVYRVASSLFPVDREIVDYVAGAPGIVEEFTLYYVWEKFHRVDADFIVWDTMATGGGIRMLRIEKEFYEHLGEAAKLYLKLKGFFDKIRTGEAEPLELIESWRRLADNIIKFLQSDTHRALLVSRPLPVDFSVVRRVYSELSSMSIPVRAVVVNMMGYSQTEDRVLEMFIHEFEGRAPLVLVPHVSPPPSECEKLKSLIPSDQMKRVLRVIK